In Agrococcus jenensis, the genomic window CCGTCGGACTCACCGGCGAGCGGGCGCATCCCCGGCCGCTCCCATCGGAAGTCGGGGAACCGGTCGCCGATCGACGTCGCGACCCTCGGCTGCAGCTCGGGCGTCGGCGCCCCCATCCGGTGCATGAGCACCCGGCTCCACGACTCGCCGACAGACTCCGCGAGCGGGTCGGCGAACGCGAGCACCCACGCCGCTCTCCGTCGCCCTCTCGGTCCCTGCCGGGCGAGCGCGTCGGCGACCTCGTCGCGCTCGACGACGCGCGTGCGGAGCGCCCAGTCGAGCGCCGCGACGGCATCGACCTGCCGGCCGCGGCGCGCGAGGTCGGCGAGCGCGTAGGCAGTGGAGCATCGCGCGATCCCGTCGGTGACGACGACGTCCATGTCACTGACGACGGCATGCGAGTGGCGCACGCAGGCCGCGAAGCCCGAGGTCGATGCGCTGCCGATCGTGAAGACGTCGCGCGGATCGCCGCAGGGGAGCTCGGCGAGTGCGAGCGCGGATTCCCTCGCGAAGATCGCGCCGGGGCGCGCCGCGGCGACGGCGCGGACCTCGAGCAGGTGGCGCCGGTGCCGTGGCAGGGCGTCGAGCGCCTGGCGCTCGACGTACCAGCCGCGCCGGACCTGCGCGAAGGACGCGTCGTCGAAGAGCCGGCGATCGGGGCCGTCGTGGGAGTCGAACAGCGGCAGGGTCACGCGGTGCACCTTGCCCCACCGTCGCCGCTCGGCGTGCGCCGGGGGCCTGGGCTGTGGAGGAGTGGCAGTCCGTTCGTACGCTGCACCGGGCCGCTCTCTCGCGATCCGGGCGACGGGTGGCTGAGCCCCGAGAGGTGGTGCTGCAGGCCCACCCCTCGCGGGCGGGCCCACCGGTCCCGGGAGCGGCCACCGCTGGCCGGCGCGCCCACCGCTCGCTTCCCGGCGACAGGTGGGCTATCCCGCAAGAGGTGGAGCTGCAGCCCCACCCGTCACGGGCACACCCACCGCTCGCGGGCGCGCCCACCGCTCGCGGGCGCGCCGACCGCTCGCGGGTGCGGCCCCGGCTCGCGGGCGGGCCCACCGGTCCCGGGTGCCCCCACCGCTGGCCGGCGCGCCCACCGCTCGCATCCCGGCGACGGGTGGGTGAACCCGCCAGAGGTGGAGCTGCAGCCGCACCCGTCGCGGCCAAAGCCACCCGTCGCGGGAGAGTCCACCCGTTGCGGGTGGTGCCACCCCTCGGAGGTCAGGCCACCGCCGACGAGCACAGGTGAAGGAGGAGGGGTTGCGGGGTGCCCAGACGCGATATATCGTGTGTTGCAGCAGACGCGATATATCGCGTTTCTGAGCCTGAGGGGGCAGCCATGGACCAGCACAACACGCAGCACGAGACCGGCGACACGAGGCCGCGCAGCGCATCCGGCGCATCGGCGTCCGGCGCCGACGCCATCACCGAGCGCTGGACGATCGCCGAGGGCGAGAGCCGCGTCATCGACCTCGACGCGGTGACGGCGCTCCGCGTCGGCATCGTCGGCGGCAGCGTCGACATCGTCGGCCACGACGAGCCGACCGCCCGCGTCGAGGTCCACCGCGTCGAGGGACGCGACCTCACCGTCACGCTCGAGCAGGGCCGGCTGTCGATCTCGCACCCCCGCGTGAGCTGGGACGACGTGTGGGAGTCGGTGAAGGCGCTCGTGGGCGTGCGGGCCAAGGTCGAGCTGAGCATCCTCGTGCCCCGGCACGTCGCGCTCTCGCTCGGGCAGGTCAGCGCATCCGCCCTGGTCTCGGGCCTCGCCGCCCGCGCCACGCTCAGCACCGTGTCGGGTCCGCTGCAGGTGGAGTCGCACCGCGGCGACCTCGACCTCAACACCGTCTCCGGCGACATCGAGGTCTCGGGCGGCGCCGGCCGGCTCGCGGTCAACGCCGTCTCGGCGAGCGTCACCGCGACCGGCGCGCTGCAGGAGGTCGGCGTCGACACCGTCAGCGGCGAGGTGCTGCTCGACGTGCACGGCGCCCCGCGCAGCATCACCGTCAACACGGTCTCGGCCGACGTGACGCTCCGGCTCGACGCCGACCAGGGCGTCCGGGCCACCACGCGCACCGTCTCTGGCCGCGGCCGCATCGTCGGCCGGGCCGTGCCGAAGCGCGGCGGCACCGAGGTCGTGGAGGGCGCGAACGCCTTCCGCTTCGCCGCGAACACCGTCTCGGGCTCGGTCACGGTCGTGCGGAGGGACGCATGAGCCCCGTGTTCGGCCACGGCGCGCTGCGCCTCTACCTGCTGAGCCTGCTCGCCGAGGCGCCGCGCCACGGCTACGAGCTCATGCAGGCGCTGAGCGACCGCTTCGGCGGCACCTACTCGCCGAGCGCCGGCACCATCTACCCGCGGCTCTCGAAGCTCGAGGAGGAGGGGCTGCTGACGAAGTCGACCGACGGCCGCAAGACCACCTACGAGATCACCGACGCGGGACGCGCGGAGCTCGCGGCGCGCGAGGGCGAGCTGCGCGAGCTCGAGGGCGAGATCACCGACTCGGTGCGGCGGATGGCGTCGGACGTGCGCGCGGGCGTGAAGAGCGCGATGCAGGCGCTGCGGGCCGACCTCGCGGCCGCCGAGCGGGATGCGCGCGGCACGCCGCCCACCCCGAGCACGCCCACGCCTCCGGAGCGCGAGGAGCGGGGCTGGTTCGAGGCGCACACACCGCCCGCGTCGGCGCCGGATCCGTCCGCGCGCGAGCGGCGGTCGAGCCCCTCGAGCTCGGTGCCGAACCCGGCGTCCGCGCCGTGGCCGGAGGCCGAGCCGTCCTGGCCCGAGCACTCCTGGCCTGCGTCGTCACCGGCAGCGCCGTCGTGGACGGAGGCCGGCACCTCCGCGGATGCGGCCCACCCGGCCGAGCGCGCGGCCGCGCGCATGGCGGTCCACGACATCGACCTCGCCCTCACGGAGTTCCGCCAGCAGGTGCGCGAAGCCGCGCGCGCCGATCGTGGCGAGCGCGTGAGCACCGCGAAGGCCGCGTCCGTGCGGGTCGAGCTCGAGGCGGCGCTGCTGCGCATCAAGAGCGTGCTCGGGTCCTGAGCGTCCCTCGCTCCCTGCGGGATAGGCTGGGCGGGTGACGGAGATCGAGATCGGCCGCAGCAAGCGCGCCCGCACCGGGTACGGCTTCGACGACATCAGCATCGTGCCGTCACGGCGCACGCGCGACAGCGACCTCGTCTCGCTGCAGTGGCAGATCGACGCCTTCAAGTTCGAGATCCCGGTCATGAGCGCCCCGACCGACTCGGTCACGAGCCCGGCCACCGCGATCGCGCTCGGCAGGGCCGGCGGCGTGGGCGTGCTCAACCTCGAGGGCGTCTGGACCCGCTACGACGACCCCGAGCCGCTGCTCGCCGAGATCGCGCGCCTCCCCGCCGACCTCGCGACGAGCCGCATGCGCGAGATCTACGCCGAGCCGATCAAGCCGGAGCTCATCCGCGACCGCCTCGCGCAGATCCGCGACGCCGGCGTGCCCGTCTCTGGCAGCCTCAGCCCGCAGGCCGTGCAGCAGCACTACGAGACGGTGCTCGCGGCGGGCGTCGAGCTCATGGTCATCCGCGGCGCCACGGTGAGCGCCGAGCACGTCTCCGCCGAGCGGGGCGCGCCCCTCAACCTCAAGCAGTTCATCTACGAGCTCGACGTGCCCGTCGTCGTCGGCGGCGTCGTCACCTACACCGCCGCGCTGCACCTGATGCGCACCGGCGCAGCCGGCGTGCTCGTCGGCTTCGGCGGCGGCGCGGCCTCGACGAGCGAGAAGGTGCTCGGCGTCGCGGCCCCGATGGCGACCGCCGTGAGCGACGTCGCCGCCGCCCGGCGCGACTACCTCGACGAGTCCGGCGGCCGCTACGTGCACGTCATCGCCGACGGCTCGCTCGGCACCTCCGGGCAGGTCGTCAAGGCGCTCGCGTGCGGCGCCGACGGCGTCATGCTCGGCACCGCGCTCGCTCGTGCGACGGATGCCCCCGGCCGCGGCTGGCACTGGGGCCCGGAGGCGCACAACCAGAAGCTGCCTCGCGGCAATCGCGTGCAGGTCGACCAGGTCGGCCCGCTCGACGTCGTGCTCAACGGACCCTCACCGGTCGCGGACGGCACGGCGAACATCATGGGCGCTCTGCGCAAGGCCATGTCGACGACCGGCTACAAGGACCTCAAGGAGTTCCAGCGGATCGACGTGGTCGTGGAGAGCAGCCCGCCACGCTAGACCGCCCATCCGGGCGCGCATCCAAGGAGGATCCATGGCTGAGACCACCAACAGCGTGAGTCGGTCGAGGAAGCTCGGCCCCGAGGAGCGCGCTGCCGCGATCGCCTCGCTCCGCGAGCGCGAGGTCGATGTGCTCGTGATCGGCGGCGGCATCGTCGGCACCGGTGCGGCGCTCGACGCGGTGACGCGCGGCCTGCGCGTCGGGCTCATCGAGGGGCGCGACTTCGCCTCCGGCACGTCGAGCCGCTCGTCGAAGCTCATCCACGGCGGCATCCGCTACCTCGAGCAGGCCAACTTCGGCCTCGTGCGGGAGGCGCTCATCGAGCGCGGCCTGCTGCTGCAGCGCCTCGCGCCGCACCTCGTGAAGCCCGTCAAGTTCCTCTACCCGCTCACGACGCCGCTCATCGAGCGCGCGTACATCGGCGCGGGCATGGCGATGTACGACGCCTTCAGCTACACGGGCTTCATGAAGCCGGGGGTGCCGATGCACCGGCACCTCACCAAGAAGCAGATGCTCAAGCAGATCCCGTCGCTCGACCCGAACGCGCTCGTCGGCGGCCTCACCTACTACGACGGCCAGGTCGACGACGCCCGCTACGTCGCCGAGCTCGCGCGCACCGCGTCGTTCTACGGCGCCCACGTGGCGAGCCGCGTGCGCGCGGAGGGCTTCCTCAAGGTGGGCGAGCGGGTCGTCGGCGTGCAGGCGCACGACTACGAGACCGGTGAGCAGTTCGAGATCCGCGCGAAGCAGGTCGTGAACGCGACCGGCGTGTGGACGGGCGACACCCAGGCGATGGTCGGCGCGCGCGGCGAATTCAAGGTGCGGGCGTCGAAGGGCGTGCACCTCGTGGTGCCGCGCGACCGCTTCCACTCGTCGATGGGCCTGCTGCTGCGCACCGAGAAGAGCGTGCTCTTCGTCATCCCGTGGGGCCGGCACTGGATCATCGGCACGACCGACACCGACTGGGAGCTCGACAAGGCGCACCCGGCGGCGACGGCGGCCGACATCGACTACATCCTCGACCACGTGAACTCGGTGCTCGCGACGAAGCTGACCCGCAGCGACGTCGAGGGCGTCTACGCGGGGCTGCGGCCGCTGCTCGCGGCGAGCGACGGCTCGTCGACCGCGAACCTCTCGCGCGAGCACTACGTCTCGCACACCGTGCCGGGGCTCGTGCTCATCGCCGGCGGCAAGTGGACCACCTACCGCGTGATGGCGAAGGACGCGATCGACGAGGCGGCGAGCGCGATGGACGGCAAGGTGCCCGACTCGTGCACCGAGCAGATCCCGCTGCTCGGCGCCGTCGGCTACCGCGCGGCGTGGAACAAGCGCGCCAGGATCGCGCGGGCGTTCGGGGTGCACAAGCACCGCATCGAGCACCTGCTCAACCGCTACGGCACGCTCACGGACGAGGTGCTCGACATCATCCGGCAGCAGCCGGAGCTCGCCGAGCCGCTGCCGGGCGCCGACGACTACATCGGCGCGGAGGTGCGCTACGCCTGCACGCACGAGGGTGCTCTGCACCTCGACGACGTGCTCGCCCGCCGCACCCGCATCTCGATCGAGTCGTGGGACCGCGGCGTCGCGGCCGCCCCCGTCGCCGCCCGGATCATGGCGGATGCGCTCGGCTGGGACGAGGCGCGCATCGAGAAGGAGATCAACACCTACAACAAGCGCGTCGCCGCCGAGCTCGCGAGCCAGGAGCTGCCCGACGACGAGTCGGCTGACCGGGCACGCCTCGAGGCGCCGGAGATCGTGCCGCTCGGCGCGCTCCCGACCGCGAGTGCTGTCGGCACCAGGCAGGAGCCGGTGGCCTGAGCGCCTCGGCTGCCCGCTCGTCGAGCGGGCAGCCGGGTCGCCGCCGCGCCGGTCGACGCCGGTAGACTCGGGGGTGCATGAGCACCCCCTTCCCCACCTTCCGGCAGGTCGCGACGCGGCCCCGCTGGATCGGCGTGCTCGTCGCGTGCCTCGCGGTCGCCGCCGTCTTCGCGCTGCTCGGCCAGTGGCAGATCGCCCGCGCGGTCGAGCAGGGCCAGGCGGATGAGCGCGACACCGAGACCGCCGTGCCGCTCAAGAGCGTGGCCGTGCCCGGCTCGACGCTCACGAGCGAGGCCGGCGGCCGCATGGTCTCGTTCACGGGGGAGTGGGTGCCGGAGGACTTCGACACGCTCGCCGGCCGCTCGCAGGACGGCCGGATCGGCACCTGGGCGGTCGGGCGCATCCTCGTGCCGCAGGACGGCGCCGACCCCGTCTCGCTGCCCGTCGCGCTCGCGTGGTTCGCGGATCCTGCCGCGGCGCAGGCGCTCGTCGAGCAGCGCGGCGCCGCCGACGCGGGCGAGCTCGTCGGCAGGCTCATGCCGTCCGAGGCGCCGACGCAGGGCGACATCCAGACCGACGAGGTCGAGGCGATGAGCGTCGCCGCGCTCATCAACGAGTGGGAGGCGTACGACGGCCGCGTCTACGGGTCGTACGCGATCCTCGACGCCGCCTCGGCCGACGCATCCGGCGCGCTCGCCGATGGCGGCGAGCCGATCGTGTCGGTCCGCCCCGTCACCGACACGCAGCTCAACGCCCTCAACATCTTCTACGCGATCGAGTGGGTCGCGTTCATGCTCTTCGCCTTCTACCTCTGGTACCGACTCGTGAAGGACGCGCTCGAGCGCGAGGTCGAGGCCATCGAGGACGCAGCGGAGGCCGCCGCAGCGGGCGGCGACACGGCCCGCGGATAGGCTGGAGACGTGCCGAGACCGATCGAACAGCTGCCCCAGATCCGCACGGCGATCACGTTCTACCGCGTGATGTCGTGGGTGACGGGCATCTTCCTGCTGCTGCTCGTGGCGGAGATGGTGCTGAAGTACTCGCCGACGCACGTCGAGGTCTTCGCCTTCGGGGCGAGCGGCCCGCTCGCCCTCGAGGCGGTCGCGCCGGGTGCCGGATGCCAGTGGTACTCGCTGTTCGTGCCCGGCGGCATGGGCTGCGAGATCACCTCGCTCGGCGAGGGCGTCAACATCTCGCTCGGCATCCTGATCGTGCACGGCTGGATCTACGTCATCTACCTCTTCGCGTCGTTCCGGCTCTGGAGCCTGCTCCGCTGGCCCTTCAAGCGCCTGTTCGCCATGGCGCTCGGCGGCGTCGTGCCGTTCCTCTCCTTCTTCGTCGAGCGTCCGATGCACCGCATCGCGCTCGCCGACCTCGCCCGCCTGGAGGCCGAGAGGGCCGCCAGGTCGGCGGCCGCCCCCGCTCCCGCATCCACCGCCCCGGAGGCATGATGTCCGACACCGCCCAGCGCCCCGTCCTCGTCGTCGACTTCGGCGCGCAGTACGCGCAGCTCATCGCGCGCCGCGTGCGCGAGGCCGACGTCTACAGCGAGATCGTGCCGTCGACGATCACCGCCGACGAGATCCGCGCGAAGGATCCCGCCGCGATCGTGCTCTCCGGCGGACCCTCGAGCGTCTACGCCGAGGGCGCGCCGCGGCTCGACGAGGGCATCCTCGAGCTCGGGGTGCCGACGTTCGGCATCTGCTACGGCTTCCAGGTGATGGCTGCGCAGCTCGGCGGCACCGTCGCGAAGACCGGCAACCGCGAGTACGGCTCGACCGCGATGCAGGTCGACGGCGGCGGCGCGCTGCTCAACGGGCAGCCCGACGCGCAGACGGTGTGGATGAGCCACGGCGACGCGGTCGCGGAGGCGCCGGCGGGCTTCACGGTGCTGGCGTCGACCGCCGACACCCCGGTCGCCGCGTTCGAGGACCGCGAGCGCAGGCTCGCCGGCGTGCAGTGGCACCCGGAGGTGCGGCACTCGGAGCACGGCCAGCGCGTGCTCGAGTCGTTCCTGCACGACATCGCCGGGCTCCCGGGCGACTGGCGCACCGGCAACGTGATCGAGGAGCAGGTCGCGCGCATCCGCGAGCAGGTCGGCACCGACCGAGCGATCTGCGGCCTGTCCGGCGGCGTCGACTCCGCCGTCGCCGCCGCGCTCGTGCACGAGGCGATCGGCGACCAGCTCATCTGCGTCTTCGTCGACCACGGCCTGCTGCGCCAGGACGAGCGGCGGCAGGTCGAGGAGGACTACGTCGCCTCCACCGGCGTGCGGCTCGTGACCGTCGACGCGCGCGAGCGGTTCATGCAGGCGCTCGCCGGCGTGACCGACCCGGAGGAGAAGCGCAAGATCATCGGCCGCGAGTTCATCCGCGCGTTCGAGCAGGCGGAGCGCGACCTCGCCGCCGAGGCGGCCGCCGACGGCGAGCCCATCCGCTGGCTCGTGCAGGGCACGCTCTACCCCGACGTCGTCGAGTCGGGCGGCGGCTCGGGGACGGCGAACATCAAGAGCCACCACAACGTCGGCGGGCTGCCCGACGACCTGCAGTTCAAGCTCGTCGAGCCGCTGCGGGCGCTCTTCAAGGACGAGGTGCGCGCCATCGGCCGCGAGCTCGGCCTGCCGGAGGTCATCGTCTCGCGCCAGCCGTTCCCCGGACCGGGACTCGGCATCCGCATCATCGGCGAGGTCACCGAGGAGCGGCTCGACACCCTGCGCCGCGCGGATGCGATCGCGCGCGCCGAGCTGACGGCCGCCGGCCTCGACGGCGAGATCTGGCAGTGCCCGGTCGTGCTCCTCGCCGACGTGCGCTCGGTCGGCGTCCAGGGCGACGGCCGCACCTACGGCCACCCGATCGTGCTGCGCCCCGTGTCGAGCGAGGACGCCATGACCGCCGACTGGACGCGCCTGCCGTACGACGTGCTCGCACGCATCTCGAACCGCATCACGAACGAGGTGCCGGAGGTCAACCGCGTCGTGCTCGACGTGACGTCGAAGCCGCCGGGGACGATCGAGTGGGAGTAGGGGTTCGTGGGGTCGCGCGTCGCGCGTGCGTCGCTCCTCAGCTCAGACAATGACGAAGGCCGGATGCCCCACGAGGCGTCCGGCCTTCTTCAGGTGCCGGTGCAGGGGCATCCGGCCTTCGTCATAACTCGACACCCCGCGACGCACGCGCGCCGCGCTCCGCGGGGGCGGGAGGGCAGGCCGGTGCGGGTCCTGCTGGAACCGAGGGCTCGGCCGGGGGCGGGGCGGGGCGCGGGGGAGTAGCGTCGCGGTATGGGTCCTGGCCAGTCGCGCGAGCGCTCCGCCCGCGCGGCGGCGCTCTGGCTGCTCGTCATCGGGTTCGTCGCGAGCGCACTGGTGAGCCTCGCCCCGGCGAGCTTCCTGCAGGCGCGGCTGCGCTTCGGCTGCCGGCTCTCGGGCGTCGACTGGATCTGCGACGACCAGGCCGCGCTGCTGTGGCCGGCGATCGGCGGCACCCTGCTCGGCGCGCTCGCGCTCGGCGCCGTCGCGCTGCTGATCCGCGCCACCTGGGATCGCGCACGGCTGCGCGCAGAGTGGCTCGGCTCCATCGCGCTCATCGGCGTGCTGCCGACCGTGGTGCTGAGCCTGCTGCTGCTCGGCGACGCGATCGCGCACGACGCATCCGGCGTCGCCCTCGACGCGAGCCGCGTCGCGATGTGGGCGGAGCGGGCGATGCTCTCGGCGCTCGCGAGCCTCGTCGCCGGGCTGCTGGCCGCGAGCGGCCTGCGGATGCGCGCGCGCGGCAGGCCACGCCGCGTCGCCTTCGTGGCGCTCATCACCGCGCTCCTGCTGCTGCTGCTCTCGGCGGCGATGTCGTCGCTCGGCACGCTGCCCTCGGGCATCGTCGCAGCGAGCGCGATCGGCGCAGGCTGGTACATCGCCGCGGGCGCCTGGCCGGCGAGCCCGAAGCGATCTGCGGCAGATGTCGATCCAGACCGTTCCCGTTCGACGCCTTGAGTGAGAGGGTCGATCGACGACCCACACACGCAAGGAGTCACACCGTGCAGTACATGCTGATCATGCGCTCGAACGACGAGGCCGTCGAGGCGTACAAGGAGATGCCCTTCGAGCAGGTCATCGAGGCGATGGGGAAGTACAACGAGTCGATGGTCGAGGCCGGCGTGCTGCTCGCCGGCGAGGGCCTGTCCGACGCGTCGGAGGGCTTCGTCGTCGACTTCTCGGCCGACCCGCCGCTCGTCACCGACGGCCCCTACGGCGAGACGAGGGAGCTCTTCAACGGCTTCTGGATCCTCGACGTCGCCTCCAAGGAGGAGGCCGCGGAGTGGGCGCAGCGCTGCCCGCTCGGCCCCGGCTCGAAGCTCGAGGTGCGCCGCGTGCAGGGCGCCGACGACTTCCCCGCCGACAACGAGTGGATCCAGAAGGAGGAGGGCTGGCGCGAGCAGGAGGCCGCGAAGCGCGCCGCGACCGCTCCCGGCGGCGCCGCCGGCTGACCCCGTGGTGGCGGACGAGGCGGCTCGCCGGGCGGAGGACTCCGCCCGGCGAGCCGTCGTCGCCGTGTGGCGCATCGAGTCGGCCCGCATCGTCGCGACCCTCACGCGCCACACCGGCGACTTCGCGCTCGCCGAGGACCTCGCGCAGGAGGCGCTCGCCGACGCGCTCGCGCAGTGGCCGGAGCGCGGCGTGCCCCGCAACGGCGCGGCCTGGCTCACGGCGGTCGCGAAGCGCAAGGCGATCGACCACTGGCGTCGCCGGGAGCGGCTCGACGACCGGGTGGCCGCGATCGCCCACGACCTCGAGCGCGAGCAGGACGAGGCAGCGGATGCGCTGCCGTGGGACCCGGACGAGATCGACGACGACGTGCTGCGGCTCGTCTTCATCGCGTGCCATCCGCTGCTCGCGCCGCAAGCCCGCGTCGCGCTCACGCTCCGCGTGGTCGCGGGCCTCGAGACCGCCGAGATCGCGCGCGCGTTCCTCGTGCCCGTCGCGACGGTGCAGCAGCGCATCGTGCGCGCGAAGCAGGCGCTCGCCGACGCGCACGTGCCCTTCGAGGCGCCGCCGCGCGGCGAGCGGGCGCAGCGCCTCGCCGCGGTGCTCGGCGTGCTCTACGTCATCTTCACCGAGGGGCACGCGGCGACGGCGGGCGACGACTGGATGCGTCCCGACCTCGCGCGCGAGGCCATCCGGCTCGTCCGCACGCTCGCCGCCCTGCAGCCTGACGAGCCCGAGGTGCACGGCCTCCTCGCGCTGCTCGAGCTCACCGCCGCCCGCTTCCCGGCGCGCGTCGACGCACAGGGTGAGCCGGTGCTGCTCGCCGACCAGGACCGCCGGCGCTGGGACCGCGGCGCGATCCGGCGCGGCCGCGCGGCGCTCGCCCGCGCGGAGGGCTTCGGCCGCGGCCTCGGCCCCTACGCGCTGCAGGCCGCCATCGCCGAGTGCCACGCGGTCGCCGCCGACGTCGCCTCGACCGACTGGGCGCGGATCGTCGCGCTCTACGGCGGGCTCGAGCAGGTCGCGCCGTCGCCCGTCGTCACGCTCAACAAGGCGGTCGCCGTCTCGATGGCCGGCGGCCCCGGAGCGGCGCTCGCGATCGTCGACCGGCTCGCGGGGGAGAAGGCGCTCGCGATCGG contains:
- a CDS encoding RNA polymerase sigma factor; amino-acid sequence: MVADEAARRAEDSARRAVVAVWRIESARIVATLTRHTGDFALAEDLAQEALADALAQWPERGVPRNGAAWLTAVAKRKAIDHWRRRERLDDRVAAIAHDLEREQDEAADALPWDPDEIDDDVLRLVFIACHPLLAPQARVALTLRVVAGLETAEIARAFLVPVATVQQRIVRAKQALADAHVPFEAPPRGERAQRLAAVLGVLYVIFTEGHAATAGDDWMRPDLAREAIRLVRTLAALQPDEPEVHGLLALLELTAARFPARVDAQGEPVLLADQDRRRWDRGAIRRGRAALARAEGFGRGLGPYALQAAIAECHAVAADVASTDWARIVALYGGLEQVAPSPVVTLNKAVAVSMAGGPGAALAIVDRLAGEKALAIGHLLPSVRGELLSRLGRDDEARAAFAQAAERTQNERERAILLARAATR
- a CDS encoding GuaB3 family IMP dehydrogenase-related protein, which encodes MTEIEIGRSKRARTGYGFDDISIVPSRRTRDSDLVSLQWQIDAFKFEIPVMSAPTDSVTSPATAIALGRAGGVGVLNLEGVWTRYDDPEPLLAEIARLPADLATSRMREIYAEPIKPELIRDRLAQIRDAGVPVSGSLSPQAVQQHYETVLAAGVELMVIRGATVSAEHVSAERGAPLNLKQFIYELDVPVVVGGVVTYTAALHLMRTGAAGVLVGFGGGAASTSEKVLGVAAPMATAVSDVAAARRDYLDESGGRYVHVIADGSLGTSGQVVKALACGADGVMLGTALARATDAPGRGWHWGPEAHNQKLPRGNRVQVDQVGPLDVVLNGPSPVADGTANIMGALRKAMSTTGYKDLKEFQRIDVVVESSPPR
- a CDS encoding DUF3817 domain-containing protein, whose product is MPRPIEQLPQIRTAITFYRVMSWVTGIFLLLLVAEMVLKYSPTHVEVFAFGASGPLALEAVAPGAGCQWYSLFVPGGMGCEITSLGEGVNISLGILIVHGWIYVIYLFASFRLWSLLRWPFKRLFAMALGGVVPFLSFFVERPMHRIALADLARLEAERAARSAAAPAPASTAPEA
- a CDS encoding glycerol-3-phosphate dehydrogenase/oxidase, giving the protein MAETTNSVSRSRKLGPEERAAAIASLREREVDVLVIGGGIVGTGAALDAVTRGLRVGLIEGRDFASGTSSRSSKLIHGGIRYLEQANFGLVREALIERGLLLQRLAPHLVKPVKFLYPLTTPLIERAYIGAGMAMYDAFSYTGFMKPGVPMHRHLTKKQMLKQIPSLDPNALVGGLTYYDGQVDDARYVAELARTASFYGAHVASRVRAEGFLKVGERVVGVQAHDYETGEQFEIRAKQVVNATGVWTGDTQAMVGARGEFKVRASKGVHLVVPRDRFHSSMGLLLRTEKSVLFVIPWGRHWIIGTTDTDWELDKAHPAATAADIDYILDHVNSVLATKLTRSDVEGVYAGLRPLLAASDGSSTANLSREHYVSHTVPGLVLIAGGKWTTYRVMAKDAIDEAASAMDGKVPDSCTEQIPLLGAVGYRAAWNKRARIARAFGVHKHRIEHLLNRYGTLTDEVLDIIRQQPELAEPLPGADDYIGAEVRYACTHEGALHLDDVLARRTRISIESWDRGVAAAPVAARIMADALGWDEARIEKEINTYNKRVAAELASQELPDDESADRARLEAPEIVPLGALPTASAVGTRQEPVA
- the guaA gene encoding glutamine-hydrolyzing GMP synthase, translated to MSDTAQRPVLVVDFGAQYAQLIARRVREADVYSEIVPSTITADEIRAKDPAAIVLSGGPSSVYAEGAPRLDEGILELGVPTFGICYGFQVMAAQLGGTVAKTGNREYGSTAMQVDGGGALLNGQPDAQTVWMSHGDAVAEAPAGFTVLASTADTPVAAFEDRERRLAGVQWHPEVRHSEHGQRVLESFLHDIAGLPGDWRTGNVIEEQVARIREQVGTDRAICGLSGGVDSAVAAALVHEAIGDQLICVFVDHGLLRQDERRQVEEDYVASTGVRLVTVDARERFMQALAGVTDPEEKRKIIGREFIRAFEQAERDLAAEAAADGEPIRWLVQGTLYPDVVESGGGSGTANIKSHHNVGGLPDDLQFKLVEPLRALFKDEVRAIGRELGLPEVIVSRQPFPGPGLGIRIIGEVTEERLDTLRRADAIARAELTAAGLDGEIWQCPVVLLADVRSVGVQGDGRTYGHPIVLRPVSSEDAMTADWTRLPYDVLARISNRITNEVPEVNRVVLDVTSKPPGTIEWE
- a CDS encoding DUF4097 family beta strand repeat-containing protein, producing MDQHNTQHETGDTRPRSASGASASGADAITERWTIAEGESRVIDLDAVTALRVGIVGGSVDIVGHDEPTARVEVHRVEGRDLTVTLEQGRLSISHPRVSWDDVWESVKALVGVRAKVELSILVPRHVALSLGQVSASALVSGLAARATLSTVSGPLQVESHRGDLDLNTVSGDIEVSGGAGRLAVNAVSASVTATGALQEVGVDTVSGEVLLDVHGAPRSITVNTVSADVTLRLDADQGVRATTRTVSGRGRIVGRAVPKRGGTEVVEGANAFRFAANTVSGSVTVVRRDA
- a CDS encoding YciI family protein, yielding MQYMLIMRSNDEAVEAYKEMPFEQVIEAMGKYNESMVEAGVLLAGEGLSDASEGFVVDFSADPPLVTDGPYGETRELFNGFWILDVASKEEAAEWAQRCPLGPGSKLEVRRVQGADDFPADNEWIQKEEGWREQEAAKRAATAPGGAAG
- a CDS encoding SURF1 family cytochrome oxidase biogenesis protein, with translation MSTPFPTFRQVATRPRWIGVLVACLAVAAVFALLGQWQIARAVEQGQADERDTETAVPLKSVAVPGSTLTSEAGGRMVSFTGEWVPEDFDTLAGRSQDGRIGTWAVGRILVPQDGADPVSLPVALAWFADPAAAQALVEQRGAADAGELVGRLMPSEAPTQGDIQTDEVEAMSVAALINEWEAYDGRVYGSYAILDAASADASGALADGGEPIVSVRPVTDTQLNALNIFYAIEWVAFMLFAFYLWYRLVKDALEREVEAIEDAAEAAAAGGDTARG